A single region of the Streptomyces sp. NBC_01262 genome encodes:
- a CDS encoding ArsA family ATPase, with product MSLESPVLEIDPLLDDPRTRILVCCGSGGVGKTTTAAALGVRAAERGRKAVVLTIDPARRLAQSMGLSELDNTPRRVAGVDESAGGELSAMMLDMKRTFDEVVLQHSDPERARAILENPFYQSLSAGFAGTQEYMAMEKLGQLRALDAWDLIIVDTPPSRSALDFLDAPKRLGSFLDGRFIRLLMAPAKVGGRAGVKFLNLGMSMMTGTLSKVMGAQLLRDVQTFVAAMDSMFGGFRKRADATYKLLQANGTAFLVVAAPERDALREASYFVERLAAEDMPLAGLVLNRVHGSGAAQLTAERALAAAEALEDGLQEKSAEASTPLPSGEFDESAESAENLQNDGIVDQADGKAQVRETDHASPDPETGPEPVAEPVAEPESADRLAAGLLRLHAERMQLVARERRTRDRFVSVHPEVPMVDVAALPGDVHDLAGLREIGERLAAGQPTAA from the coding sequence GTGAGCCTGGAGAGTCCGGTATTGGAGATCGACCCCCTCCTGGACGATCCGCGCACGCGGATCCTGGTCTGCTGCGGCTCCGGCGGCGTCGGCAAGACGACCACGGCCGCCGCCCTGGGCGTACGGGCCGCCGAGCGGGGCCGCAAGGCCGTCGTGCTGACCATCGACCCCGCGCGGCGGCTGGCGCAGTCCATGGGGCTGAGCGAGCTGGACAACACCCCGCGCAGGGTGGCGGGCGTCGACGAGTCGGCGGGCGGCGAGCTGAGCGCGATGATGCTGGACATGAAGCGGACCTTCGACGAGGTCGTGCTGCAGCACAGCGACCCCGAGCGGGCCCGGGCGATCCTGGAGAACCCCTTCTACCAGTCGCTTTCGGCGGGCTTCGCGGGCACGCAGGAGTACATGGCGATGGAGAAGCTGGGCCAGCTCCGGGCGCTCGACGCCTGGGACCTGATCATCGTCGACACCCCGCCCAGCCGTTCCGCGCTGGACTTCCTGGACGCGCCGAAGCGGCTCGGGTCGTTCCTGGACGGGCGGTTCATCCGGCTGCTGATGGCACCGGCGAAGGTCGGCGGGCGGGCCGGAGTGAAGTTCCTCAATCTCGGGATGTCGATGATGACCGGCACCCTGAGCAAGGTCATGGGCGCGCAGCTGCTGCGGGACGTGCAGACCTTCGTGGCGGCGATGGACTCGATGTTCGGCGGCTTCCGCAAGCGCGCGGACGCCACGTACAAGCTGCTCCAGGCGAACGGCACGGCCTTCCTGGTGGTGGCGGCGCCGGAGCGGGACGCGCTGCGCGAGGCGTCGTACTTCGTGGAGCGGCTGGCGGCGGAGGACATGCCGCTGGCGGGTCTGGTGCTCAACCGGGTGCACGGGAGCGGGGCGGCGCAGCTGACCGCGGAGCGGGCCCTGGCGGCGGCGGAGGCCCTGGAGGACGGGCTGCAGGAGAAGTCGGCGGAAGCGTCAACTCCCCTCCCCAGCGGGGAGTTCGACGAGTCCGCGGAATCCGCAGAAAATCTTCAAAACGACGGCATTGTGGATCAGGCGGACGGGAAGGCTCAAGTTCGTGAGACCGACCACGCCTCTCCCGACCCGGAGACGGGCCCAGAGCCAGTAGCGGAGCCGGTAGCGGAACCCGAATCCGCAGACCGCCTCGCCGCCGGCCTGCTCCGCCTGCACGCGGAGCGCATGCAGTTGGTCGCGCGCGAACGCCGGACCCGCGACCGGTTCGTCTCAGTGCACCCCGAGGTGCCCATGGTGGACGTGGCCGCGCTGCCCGGTGACGTACACGACCTCGCGGGCCTGCGCGAGATCGGCGAGCGCCTCGCGGCAGGTCAGCCGACCGCCGCGTAG
- a CDS encoding ArsA-related P-loop ATPase, translated as MSPQQSTATRLHVVTGKGGTGKTTVAAALALALAAEGRRVLLVEVEGRQGIAQLFEAEALPYEERKIAVAPGGGEVYALAIDPEQALLDYLDMFYKLGRAGRALKKLGAIDFATTVAPGLRDVLLTGKACEAVRRKDKAGWRTYDAVVMDAPPTGRITRFLNVNDEVAGLARIGPIYNQAQAVMRVMKSQETAVHLVTLLEEMPVQETVDGVAELRAAGLPVGGVVINMVRPVVLDSDAVGAVANGRRTAVAKALSQAGLGGARRGGLAERLVDPLLAQAYEHAERVALERREREELSALGLPTYELELLSDGIDLGGLYRLAEIMRKQGVGIA; from the coding sequence GTGAGCCCTCAACAGTCAACTGCCACCAGGCTCCACGTCGTGACGGGCAAGGGCGGCACGGGAAAGACCACGGTCGCCGCGGCGCTCGCGCTCGCCCTGGCCGCCGAGGGGAGGCGCGTCCTCCTGGTCGAGGTCGAGGGACGGCAGGGCATCGCCCAGCTGTTCGAGGCCGAGGCGCTGCCGTACGAGGAGCGGAAGATCGCCGTCGCCCCCGGCGGCGGCGAGGTGTACGCACTCGCCATCGACCCCGAGCAGGCGCTGCTGGACTACCTGGACATGTTCTACAAGCTCGGCAGAGCCGGCCGCGCGCTCAAGAAGCTGGGCGCGATCGACTTCGCCACGACCGTCGCGCCCGGCCTGCGCGACGTCCTGCTGACCGGCAAGGCGTGCGAGGCCGTGCGCCGCAAGGACAAGGCGGGCTGGCGGACCTACGACGCCGTCGTCATGGACGCCCCGCCGACCGGCCGGATCACCCGCTTCCTCAATGTGAACGACGAGGTGGCGGGGCTGGCCCGGATCGGCCCGATATACAACCAGGCGCAGGCCGTCATGCGCGTGATGAAGTCCCAGGAGACCGCCGTCCACCTCGTGACGCTCCTTGAGGAGATGCCGGTCCAGGAGACCGTGGACGGCGTCGCCGAGCTGCGCGCGGCCGGGCTGCCGGTCGGCGGCGTGGTGATCAACATGGTGCGCCCGGTGGTCCTGGACTCCGACGCCGTGGGCGCGGTGGCCAACGGACGGCGTACGGCGGTGGCGAAAGCCCTGTCCCAGGCCGGTCTGGGCGGCGCGCGCAGGGGCGGTCTGGCGGAGCGGCTGGTGGATCCGCTGCTTGCGCAGGCGTACGAGCACGCGGAACGGGTAGCGCTGGAACGCCGCGAGCGCGAGGAGCTCTCCGCTCTCGGCCTGCCGACGTACGAGCTGGAGCTGCTGAGCGACGGAATCGACCTGGGCGGGCTCTACAGGTTGGCTGAAATTATGCGCAAGCAGGGAGTGGGGATCGCGTGA
- a CDS encoding MBL fold metallo-hydrolase has translation MTSAILPGNPRPAVGGRATPRAFCVLAPNPSAMTLDGTNTWIVGEPDSDLAVVIDPGPLDENHLAHVVSTAHALGKRIALTLLTHGHPDHAEGAARFADLTGTSVRALDPALRLGDEGLEAGDVIATGGLELRVIPTPGHTADSLSFHLRADAAVLTGDTVLGRGTSVVAHPEGRLGDYLDSLRRLQHLTMDSGVDTVLPGHGPVLTDARGAVEFYLAHRANRLAQVETAVESGYVTPSEVVAHVYADVDKGLWPAAELSVRAQLDYLREHGLI, from the coding sequence ATGACCTCGGCCATCCTGCCCGGCAACCCCCGCCCGGCCGTCGGGGGACGGGCGACGCCGCGCGCGTTCTGTGTGCTGGCGCCGAATCCGTCGGCCATGACGCTGGACGGCACCAACACCTGGATCGTGGGCGAGCCGGACTCCGACCTCGCCGTCGTCATCGACCCGGGCCCGCTGGACGAAAACCACCTTGCGCATGTCGTGAGCACCGCGCACGCCCTCGGCAAGCGCATCGCGCTCACCCTCCTCACCCACGGCCACCCGGACCACGCCGAGGGCGCCGCCCGCTTCGCCGACCTCACAGGGACCTCCGTACGGGCCCTGGACCCGGCCCTGCGCCTCGGCGACGAGGGCCTGGAGGCAGGCGACGTCATCGCCACCGGCGGCCTGGAGCTGCGCGTCATCCCCACCCCCGGGCACACCGCGGACTCGCTGTCCTTCCACCTGCGCGCCGACGCGGCCGTCCTCACCGGCGACACCGTCCTCGGGCGCGGCACGAGCGTCGTCGCCCACCCCGAGGGCCGCCTCGGCGACTACCTGGACTCCCTGCGGCGGCTGCAGCACCTCACCATGGACAGCGGTGTGGACACGGTCCTGCCCGGCCACGGCCCCGTACTCACCGATGCGCGCGGCGCGGTGGAGTTCTACCTCGCCCACCGCGCGAACCGGCTCGCGCAGGTCGAGACCGCGGTGGAATCGGGTTACGTCACGCCGTCCGAGGTCGTCGCGCATGTCTACGCGGACGTGGACAAGGGCCTGTGGCCCGCCGCCGAGCTGTCGGTGCGGGCCCAGCTGGACTACCTGCGCGAGCACGGGCTGATCTGA
- a CDS encoding DUF4177 domain-containing protein: MAKWEYATVPLLVHATKQILDTWGEDGWELVQVIPGPNNPEQLVAYFKREKQA; the protein is encoded by the coding sequence ATGGCTAAGTGGGAATACGCGACCGTGCCGCTTCTCGTGCACGCGACAAAGCAGATTCTGGACACCTGGGGCGAGGACGGCTGGGAGCTCGTCCAGGTCATCCCGGGGCCCAACAACCCCGAGCAGCTTGTCGCGTACTTCAAGCGGGAGAAGCAGGCATGA
- a CDS encoding Crp/Fnr family transcriptional regulator — translation MDDVLRRAPLFAALDDEQAAELRASMQEVTLARGDSLFHEGDPGDRLYVVTEGKVKLHRTSPDGRENMLAVIGPGELIGELSLFDPGPRTATATALTELKLLGLGHGDLQPWLNARPEVATALLRAVARRLRRTNDVMSDLVFSDVPGRVAKALLDLSRRFGVQSEEGIHVVHDLTQEELAQLVGASRETVNKALADFAGRGWLRLEARAVILLDVERLAKRSR, via the coding sequence GTGGACGACGTTCTGCGGCGCGCACCGCTATTCGCGGCGCTCGACGATGAGCAGGCCGCTGAACTGCGCGCCTCCATGCAGGAGGTCACGCTGGCGCGTGGCGACTCGCTGTTCCACGAGGGCGACCCCGGGGACCGGCTCTACGTCGTCACCGAGGGCAAGGTGAAGCTCCACCGCACCTCCCCCGACGGCCGCGAGAACATGCTCGCCGTCATCGGCCCCGGCGAGCTGATCGGCGAGCTCTCGCTCTTCGACCCCGGCCCGCGCACCGCCACCGCCACCGCTCTGACCGAGCTCAAGCTCCTCGGCCTCGGCCACGGCGACCTCCAGCCCTGGCTCAACGCCCGCCCCGAGGTCGCCACGGCGTTGCTGCGGGCCGTCGCGCGCCGCCTGCGCCGGACGAACGACGTCATGTCGGACCTGGTCTTCTCGGATGTCCCCGGGCGGGTCGCCAAGGCGCTGCTCGACCTGTCGCGCCGCTTCGGCGTCCAGTCCGAGGAAGGCATCCACGTCGTCCACGACCTCACGCAGGAAGAGCTCGCCCAGCTCGTCGGCGCCTCCCGCGAGACCGTGAACAAGGCGCTCGCCGACTTCGCCGGACGCGGCTGGCTGCGGCTGGAGGCCCGGGCGGTCATCCTGCTGGACGTGGAGCGGCTCGCGAAGCGCTCTCGCTAG
- a CDS encoding WhiB family transcriptional regulator → MSSWVTDWSTQAACRTTDPDELFVQGAAQNRAKAVCTGCPVRTECLADALDNRVEFGVWGGMTERERRALLRRRPTVTSWRALLETARHEYERSTGLLTLDDDDDEYGDYAAVG, encoded by the coding sequence ATGAGCAGCTGGGTAACCGACTGGAGCACGCAGGCCGCGTGCCGTACGACGGATCCGGATGAGCTTTTCGTCCAAGGAGCCGCGCAGAACAGGGCCAAGGCGGTGTGCACCGGCTGCCCGGTGCGCACCGAGTGCCTCGCCGACGCGCTCGACAACCGTGTCGAGTTCGGCGTCTGGGGCGGTATGACCGAGCGGGAACGCAGGGCGCTGCTGCGCCGGCGTCCCACGGTCACCTCGTGGCGCGCCCTGCTGGAGACGGCGCGACACGAGTACGAGCGCAGCACCGGCCTGCTGACGCTCGACGACGACGATGACGAGTACGGCGACTACGCGGCGGTCGGCTGA
- a CDS encoding transglycosylase domain-containing protein — protein sequence MGQKRSGGGLTTAQQAAKFLGVSVMSGVVLAGIALPAAGALGLSAKGTASEFDSLPGELKSPPLSQSTQILDSKGGLIATVYSRDRKVVALSDINKTMQQAIVAIEDSRYYEHGAIDVKGILRALNKNAQSSGVSEGASTLTQQLVKNVFIEEAGDDATKVAQATQQTLGRKIKEMKYAIQLEKELGKKKILQNYLNITFFGEQAYGVESAAKRYFSTTAKKLTLTQSALLAGIVQSPSVYDPVNDPQEALKRRNVVLQRMADVKDITQAEADAAKKKPLGLKITKPKNGCITAVSGAGFFCDYVREIFLNDSTFGKTRAARYQRWDRGGLTIRTTLSPKAQASVQSAISSHVYASDDVATAVTLVQPGTGKILAMGQSRAYGIGKNETTINYSVNRNRGGGAGYQPGSTFKPITAAAAIEQGTSASQVYASPYEMNYPSPVSTCNGSWTNQEGSTVSNESESEVGPMGMKEATAKSVNTYYVQLISDIGICPVTRMATSMGIQRADGKKLSQVPSITLGTQEVTPLTMANAYATFANGGVYCSPTAIESITETQTGKKLAVPKSKCERAMSEKTAATLNTLLKGVVEDGTGQQAGLDDRDSAGKTGTTDSRYAAWFVGYTSNLAGAVWVGDPRHSRKMINITIGGVYHAKVFGADTPGPIWKAAMTGALSGTSSDDLPTVAIQDPQQNNDDNGDGDNKGTTTGTTTGTTSTTGLLGGIFDTTGSTSTGSTGSSNGRSGGNGNSNGG from the coding sequence ATGGGTCAGAAGCGATCGGGTGGAGGGCTCACCACAGCCCAGCAGGCCGCCAAGTTCCTCGGTGTCAGTGTCATGTCAGGTGTTGTGCTGGCCGGCATCGCGCTGCCCGCCGCCGGCGCCCTCGGGCTGTCCGCGAAGGGAACGGCCTCCGAATTCGACTCGCTCCCGGGCGAGCTGAAGAGCCCGCCGCTGAGTCAGAGCACCCAGATCCTCGACTCCAAGGGCGGCTTGATCGCGACCGTCTACTCGCGTGACCGCAAGGTCGTGGCGCTGAGCGACATCAACAAGACGATGCAACAGGCCATCGTCGCGATCGAGGACTCGCGCTACTACGAGCACGGCGCCATCGACGTCAAGGGCATCCTGCGCGCGCTGAACAAGAACGCCCAGAGCAGCGGCGTCTCGGAAGGCGCCTCGACGCTGACCCAGCAGCTCGTGAAGAACGTCTTCATCGAGGAGGCCGGCGACGACGCGACCAAGGTCGCCCAGGCCACCCAGCAGACGCTCGGCCGCAAGATCAAGGAAATGAAGTACGCGATCCAGCTCGAGAAGGAGCTGGGCAAGAAGAAGATCCTGCAGAACTACCTCAACATCACCTTCTTCGGCGAGCAGGCCTACGGTGTCGAGTCCGCCGCCAAGCGCTACTTCTCCACCACCGCCAAGAAGCTCACCCTCACGCAGTCCGCGCTGCTGGCCGGCATCGTCCAGTCGCCGAGCGTCTACGACCCGGTCAACGACCCGCAGGAAGCCCTCAAGCGCCGCAATGTCGTGCTGCAGCGCATGGCCGACGTGAAGGACATCACCCAGGCCGAGGCCGACGCCGCGAAGAAGAAGCCCCTCGGGCTGAAGATCACCAAGCCCAAGAACGGCTGCATCACCGCCGTCAGCGGCGCGGGCTTCTTCTGCGACTACGTACGCGAGATATTCCTCAACGACAGCACCTTCGGCAAGACCCGCGCCGCCCGCTACCAGCGCTGGGACCGGGGCGGCCTCACCATCCGCACCACCCTCAGCCCGAAGGCACAGGCCTCCGTCCAGTCGGCGATCAGCAGCCACGTCTACGCCAGCGACGACGTCGCCACCGCCGTCACCCTCGTCCAGCCCGGCACCGGCAAGATCCTCGCGATGGGCCAGTCCCGCGCGTACGGCATCGGCAAGAACGAGACCACGATCAACTACTCGGTCAACCGCAACCGCGGCGGCGGCGCCGGCTACCAGCCCGGCTCCACCTTCAAGCCGATCACCGCGGCCGCCGCGATAGAGCAGGGCACCAGCGCCTCGCAGGTCTACGCCTCGCCGTACGAGATGAACTACCCGAGCCCGGTCTCCACCTGCAACGGCAGCTGGACGAACCAGGAGGGCTCCACCGTCTCGAACGAGAGCGAGAGCGAAGTCGGCCCGATGGGGATGAAGGAGGCGACCGCCAAGTCGGTCAACACCTACTACGTCCAGCTCATCAGCGACATCGGCATCTGCCCCGTCACGCGCATGGCCACCTCGATGGGCATCCAGCGCGCCGACGGCAAGAAGCTCTCCCAGGTCCCCTCGATCACCCTGGGCACCCAGGAAGTCACCCCGCTGACCATGGCGAACGCGTACGCCACCTTCGCCAACGGCGGCGTCTACTGCTCGCCCACCGCGATCGAGTCGATCACCGAGACCCAGACCGGCAAGAAGCTCGCCGTGCCGAAGAGCAAGTGCGAGCGCGCGATGTCCGAGAAGACCGCCGCCACCCTCAACACCCTCCTCAAGGGCGTGGTCGAGGACGGCACCGGCCAGCAGGCCGGCCTCGACGACCGCGACAGCGCGGGCAAGACCGGTACCACCGACTCCCGCTACGCCGCCTGGTTCGTCGGTTACACCTCCAACCTGGCCGGCGCGGTCTGGGTCGGCGACCCGCGGCACAGCCGCAAGATGATCAACATCACCATCGGCGGCGTCTACCACGCCAAGGTCTTCGGCGCCGACACCCCGGGCCCCATCTGGAAGGCCGCCATGACCGGCGCCCTGTCCGGCACCAGCTCCGACGACCTGCCGACGGTCGCCATCCAGGACCCGCAGCAGAACAACGACGACAACGGTGACGGCGACAACAAGGGAACAACGACCGGTACCACCACGGGCACCACCAGCACCACCGGGCTCCTCGGCGGCATCTTCGACACCACCGGCAGCACGAGCACCGGCAGCACGGGCAGCAGCAACGGCCGCAGCGGCGGCAACGGGAACAGCAACGGCGGCTAG
- a CDS encoding metallophosphoesterase, whose amino-acid sequence MRARYGVPLGITAVGAACVAYAAGIESRSFRLRRVEVPVLPPDMRPLRVLQVSDVHMVSGQNKKRRWLQSLAGLRPDFVVNTGDNLSDPEGVPELLDALGPLMEFPGTYVFGSNDYYGPKFRNPGRYLIERSRGHHGLNGKNEPAIGILRNPWEDLRDAFDTAGWVGLSNTRGRLKLDDGIEIALTGLDDPHIKRDRYNLVAGGPESSADLALAIVHAPYLRVLDAFAADRYPLILAGHTHGGQLCIPFYGALVTNCDLDTDRVKGLSTHTAAGHRSYLHVSAGCGANRYTPIRFACPPEATLLTLTPRQ is encoded by the coding sequence ATGCGCGCGCGATACGGAGTCCCCCTTGGCATCACGGCAGTCGGCGCGGCCTGCGTGGCCTACGCCGCCGGCATCGAATCCCGCTCCTTCCGCCTGAGGCGGGTGGAGGTCCCCGTACTGCCCCCCGACATGCGCCCGCTGCGCGTACTCCAGGTCTCGGACGTCCACATGGTCAGCGGCCAGAACAAGAAGCGCCGCTGGCTGCAGTCCCTCGCCGGGCTGCGCCCCGACTTCGTCGTCAACACCGGCGACAACCTCTCCGACCCCGAAGGCGTCCCCGAGCTCCTCGACGCCCTCGGCCCGCTGATGGAGTTCCCCGGCACCTACGTCTTCGGCTCGAACGACTACTACGGCCCCAAGTTCCGCAACCCGGGCCGCTACCTCATCGAGCGCTCCCGCGGCCACCACGGCCTCAACGGCAAGAACGAGCCCGCCATCGGCATCCTCCGCAACCCCTGGGAAGACCTCCGCGACGCCTTCGACACCGCCGGCTGGGTCGGCCTGTCCAACACCCGCGGCCGCCTCAAGCTCGACGACGGCATCGAGATCGCCCTCACCGGCCTCGACGACCCCCACATCAAGCGCGACCGCTACAACCTCGTCGCCGGCGGCCCCGAATCCAGCGCCGACCTGGCCCTCGCCATCGTCCACGCCCCCTACCTCCGCGTCCTCGACGCCTTCGCCGCCGACCGCTACCCCCTCATCCTCGCCGGCCACACCCACGGCGGCCAGCTCTGCATCCCCTTCTACGGCGCCCTCGTCACCAACTGCGACCTCGACACCGACCGCGTCAAGGGCCTCTCCACCCACACCGCCGCCGGCCACCGCTCCTACCTCCACGTCTCCGCCGGCTGCGGCGCCAACCGCTACACCCCCATCCGCTTCGCCTGCCCCCCCGAAGCGACGCTCCTGACCCTCACCCCACGCCAATAA
- a CDS encoding slipin family protein encodes MGVLIFVLVVVVIIALIGLAMAIKIVKQYEQGVLFRFGRLLGVRSPGLRIIIPAVDVLHRVSLRVVTMPIQSQGIITRDNVSVDVSAVAYYRVADAVKSVIAIENVSAAINQIAQTTLRKVVGQHTLDETLSETDRINLDIREILDVTTAEWGVQVTLVELKDIQLPDSMKRAMARQAEAEREKRAKIINAEGESLAAAALGDASDIMMAHPLALQLRNLQSLVEIGVDKNTTVVFPAPLMSTIGELGTFLTREAAAATPRAPLTPPDEAPIGGITKTIPGPELNGMTEVV; translated from the coding sequence ATGGGAGTTCTGATCTTCGTTCTGGTCGTCGTCGTCATCATCGCCCTGATAGGGCTGGCCATGGCCATCAAGATCGTCAAGCAGTACGAGCAAGGCGTGCTGTTCCGGTTCGGCCGACTGCTCGGAGTGCGGTCCCCGGGGCTGCGGATCATCATCCCGGCCGTCGACGTCCTGCACCGGGTGTCGCTGCGGGTCGTCACGATGCCGATCCAGTCCCAGGGGATCATCACCCGGGACAACGTCAGCGTCGACGTGTCGGCGGTCGCGTACTACCGCGTGGCCGACGCGGTGAAATCGGTCATCGCGATCGAGAACGTGAGCGCGGCGATCAACCAGATCGCCCAGACCACTCTGCGCAAGGTCGTGGGCCAGCACACCTTGGACGAGACGCTGTCGGAGACCGACCGCATCAACCTCGACATCCGCGAGATCCTCGATGTCACGACCGCCGAATGGGGGGTCCAGGTCACCCTGGTCGAGCTGAAGGACATCCAGTTGCCCGACAGCATGAAACGCGCGATGGCCCGTCAGGCGGAGGCGGAGCGGGAGAAGCGCGCCAAGATCATCAATGCCGAGGGCGAGTCCCTCGCCGCGGCAGCGCTCGGCGACGCCTCCGACATCATGATGGCCCACCCGCTGGCCCTCCAACTGCGCAACCTGCAGAGCCTGGTGGAGATCGGCGTGGACAAGAACACCACCGTCGTCTTCCCCGCCCCCCTCATGAGCACGATCGGCGAACTCGGCACCTTCCTCACCCGCGAGGCGGCAGCGGCCACACCCCGCGCACCACTCACACCGCCCGACGAGGCACCCATCGGTGGCATCACCAAGACGATCCCCGGACCCGAACTGAACGGCATGACCGAGGTCGTCTGA
- a CDS encoding RidA family protein, translated as MSAVEDRLAELGLTLPDVVAPLAAYVPALRSGNYVFTSGQLPMVDGKLPLTGKVGAEVSAEDAKELARTCALNGLAAVKSVIGDLDRIKRVVKVTGFVASAPDFTGQPGVINGASELLGEVLGPKGVHARSAVGVAVLPLDSPVEVDFQVELTD; from the coding sequence ATGAGCGCTGTCGAGGATCGCCTCGCCGAGCTCGGGCTGACCCTTCCGGATGTCGTCGCGCCGCTGGCCGCGTACGTCCCGGCCCTGCGGTCCGGCAACTACGTCTTCACCTCCGGCCAGCTTCCGATGGTCGACGGCAAGCTCCCGCTCACCGGCAAGGTCGGCGCCGAGGTCTCCGCCGAGGACGCCAAGGAGCTGGCTCGCACCTGCGCCCTCAACGGCCTCGCGGCGGTCAAGTCCGTCATCGGCGACCTCGACCGCATCAAGCGTGTGGTCAAGGTCACCGGCTTCGTGGCCTCCGCCCCCGACTTCACCGGCCAGCCCGGCGTCATCAACGGCGCGAGCGAGCTTCTCGGCGAAGTCCTCGGCCCCAAGGGCGTGCACGCGCGCAGCGCGGTCGGCGTCGCGGTCCTGCCGCTCGACTCCCCGGTCGAGGTCGACTTCCAGGTCGAGCTGACGGACTGA
- a CDS encoding NUDIX hydrolase, with amino-acid sequence MTTSNGQWFPSSWPDRIRDLAEGRLEPVRPRRAATVMLLRDGPGGPAVHMLRRRTSMAFAAGAYAYPGGGVDPRDERAVGWAGPPVEAWAQRLGVDAACAQAVVCAAVRETFEESGVLLAGADAAHVVEDTTPADWEADRRALVSRELAFADFLARRELVLRSDLLGPWARWITPEFEERRYDTWFFVTALPPGQRTRDVSGEADHTEWLRPSEAAASYDRGELTMMPPTIATLRSLIPYATAAEALAAAAERDLTPVLAQARLAQDGKGGVVLSWPGHPEFTKLIGGTGE; translated from the coding sequence ATGACCACCTCCAACGGCCAGTGGTTCCCCTCAAGCTGGCCGGACCGCATCAGGGATCTGGCAGAAGGCCGCCTGGAGCCGGTGCGGCCGCGCAGGGCGGCGACGGTGATGCTGCTGCGGGACGGGCCCGGGGGCCCCGCTGTGCACATGCTGCGCCGCCGTACCTCGATGGCCTTCGCGGCGGGCGCGTACGCCTATCCCGGCGGTGGCGTCGACCCCCGGGACGAGCGGGCCGTCGGCTGGGCCGGGCCTCCGGTGGAGGCGTGGGCGCAGCGGCTGGGCGTGGACGCGGCCTGCGCGCAGGCAGTGGTGTGCGCGGCGGTGCGCGAGACGTTCGAGGAGTCGGGCGTGCTGCTGGCCGGCGCGGACGCGGCCCACGTCGTCGAGGACACGACGCCGGCCGACTGGGAGGCGGACCGCAGGGCCCTGGTCTCCAGGGAGCTGGCGTTCGCGGATTTCCTGGCCCGCCGCGAACTCGTCCTGCGCAGCGACCTTCTCGGCCCGTGGGCGCGGTGGATCACGCCGGAGTTCGAGGAGCGGCGCTACGACACCTGGTTCTTCGTGACCGCGCTGCCGCCCGGCCAGCGCACCCGGGACGTGTCGGGCGAGGCGGACCACACGGAGTGGCTGCGCCCGTCCGAGGCGGCCGCGTCGTACGACAGGGGCGAGCTGACGATGATGCCGCCGACCATCGCGACGCTGCGCTCGCTCATCCCGTACGCAACCGCCGCCGAGGCCCTCGCCGCCGCGGCGGAGCGCGATCTGACCCCCGTCCTGGCCCAGGCACGGCTTGCGCAGGACGGAAAAGGCGGGGTTGTACTCAGCTGGCCGGGGCACCCGGAATTCACGAAGCTCATCGGAGGAACTGGCGAATGA
- a CDS encoding GatB/YqeY domain-containing protein → MTTTLKQRLHADLTAAIKGRDELRSATLRLTLTAITKEEVAGKQARELSDDEVVKVIAREEKKRREAAEAFELGGRKASAERELAEGEVLQAYLPKQLDDAELSGIVAAAIKESGAEGPRAMGAVMKIVGPKVSGLAEGGRVAAEVKKQLLG, encoded by the coding sequence ATGACCACCACGCTCAAGCAGCGACTGCACGCCGACCTCACCGCCGCGATCAAGGGGCGCGACGAGCTGCGTTCCGCCACCCTCCGGCTGACGCTTACCGCGATCACGAAGGAGGAGGTCGCGGGCAAGCAGGCCCGGGAGCTCTCCGACGACGAGGTGGTGAAGGTGATCGCCCGCGAGGAGAAGAAGCGCCGGGAGGCGGCGGAGGCCTTCGAGCTGGGGGGCCGGAAGGCGTCGGCGGAGCGGGAGCTGGCGGAGGGCGAGGTGCTGCAGGCGTATCTGCCGAAGCAACTCGATGACGCGGAGCTGAGCGGGATCGTCGCCGCGGCGATCAAGGAGTCGGGCGCCGAGGGGCCGAGGGCCATGGGGGCGGTCATGAAGATCGTGGGCCCGAAGGTGTCCGGACTGGCCGAGGGCGGCCGGGTGGCGGCCGAGGTGAAGAAGCAACTGCTGGGCTAG